The following proteins are encoded in a genomic region of Apodemus sylvaticus chromosome 21, mApoSyl1.1, whole genome shotgun sequence:
- the Rtbdn gene encoding retbindin → MAHEGHFQHRRLVWALRLILAWIFLVADGGSHPLQARSWGQPGLTAKVNTGQLQLAGHPQSLVLPPYPRIQAPGPQTPPVPEPCCTAEIDRPEASSPESLLESCGAPSPECEFFLRHLQRALRDRFHPQLFGVRPVQPLCPELCQIWFTTCQADFICGPTWLQSSGERGCESSCRTYGQTFANATDLCHSALGHALRVAAPGSSHCLNVSISSPGARRHPRAWISNVAGSGSGSGDGNSPE, encoded by the exons ATGGCCCACGAAGGCCACTTCCAACACAGACGCCTGGTCTGGGCCCTGCGACTGATCCTGGCGTGGATCTTCTTGGTGGCCGATGGAGGGAGCCACCCACTGCAAGCTAGGTCCTGGGGACAACCTGGGCTGACAGCCAAGGTGAACACAGGCCAGCTGCAGCTAGCAG GGCACCCTCAGTCCTTGGTTCTACCACCATACCCAAGGATCCAAGCTCCTGGTCCACAGACACCACCAGTGCCAGAACCTTGCTGCACTGCAGAGATAGACAGACCAGAGGCATCAAGCCCAGAAAGCCTTCTAGAGAGCTGCGGGGCACCAAGCCCAGA ATGTGAATTCTTCCTGCGACACCTTCAAAGAGCCCTCCGTGATCGCTTCCACCCGCAGCTGTTCGGGGTACGCCCAGTGCAGCCTCTCTGCCCTGAGCTCTGCCAGATTTG GTTCACAACCTGCCAAGCAGATTTTATCTGTGGCCCGACTTGGCTGCAGTCCTCTGGAGAGAGGGGCTGTGAGTCCAGCTGCCGCACCTATGGGCAG ACCTTCGCCAATGCCACAGATCTGTGTCACTCTGCTTTGGGCCACGCCCTGCGGGTGGCAGCTCCTGGCTCTAGTCACTGCCTCAACGTCTCCATCTCCTCTCCAGGAGCCCGCCGCCACCCTCGTGCCTGGATTTCAAATGTTgcaggcagcggcagcggcagcggtgACGGCAACAGCCCCGAGTAG